In a single window of the Salmo trutta chromosome 23, fSalTru1.1, whole genome shotgun sequence genome:
- the npm2b gene encoding nucleoplasmin-2b, which produces MNKPEKPLSTLWGCELSESKKEETFKTDDTNHQHQLALRTMCLGAGAKEEFNIVALITGEPDNGKGIPMATLHANGMPTVNLSGIDLHPPVTFQLKSGAGPVYICGEHMALEDDFSGMESGDEEMEEEEEEEDIESPVKPAKKETAKNANLAGKRKKPEEADEPASDDENNPPKKGKGRGRGRGK; this is translated from the exons ATGAACAAACCGGAAAAGCCACTGTCAACACTGTGGG GTTGTGAACTCAGCGAGTCAAAGAAAGAGGAAACATTcaaaacagatgacacaaacCACCAACATCAACTCGCACTGAGAACT ATGTGTCTGGGCGCAGGCGCCAAAGAAGAGTTCAACATCGTGGCGTTGATTACCGGAGAACCAGATAACGGCAAGGGCATACCCATGGCGACCCTGCACGCCAACGGCATGCCCACG GTGAATCTGTCTGGGATAGACCTGCACCCTCCTGTAACCTTCCAGCTGAAGAGTGGCGCTGGACCGGTCTACATCTGTGGGGAACACATGGCCT TGGAGGATGACTTCTCAGGAATGGAGAGTGGTgatgaggagatggaggaagaggaggaggaggaagatattGAGTCTCCTGTGAAGCCTGCTAAGAAAGAAACTGCCAAGAATGCAAATCTTGCAGGGAAA AGAAAGAAGCCAGAGGAAGCAGATGA acctgcaTCAGATGATGAGAACAACCCTCCTAAAAAG GGAAAGGGTAGAGGAAGAGGCAGGGGAAAGTGA